The genomic window ATTTCTTCAGATATGTGCAGGTATGGAGTTATGTGAAAACATACTTCTCTCTAGAGATTCAAGATTCATCTGTCAGTTCTTTTGGAGTCTGATGGCATTGggaaataaattgtttttaagtTGGGAAGAAGAGAGTTTTTAAGTCTAATAAAACATTAGGGTACGTGGATAAATGAATGTTTGAACATAGATCCAGTTGACAGAGGTGTGGTGTTGCAACTAGCCTCAGTCACATGTTTTTGGTTGTGCCCTAAACTTGTCCATTTTGGACAGGTATTTGAAGATGATTTTTTTCCTAAAATATAGCTATTTCAggtatttttttctgaattgatgaacaatgtaaatttaaatTGATGTATTTGCTTCTTAAGAGCTCTATTTAACTGAAGCAAATGTGCTGCTTGTTAAGATTAATCccactttactttttttggtaTGAGACTCTTTGACTTCCACTGCATTCCAGTGAAAAATTAACTCTTTCTATTAATTCTTAACTATTAACTTAAATTTTTTAGATGAATGCATTACACTTCCTACTGAACTggttaatttaattattttattatattaaaaaaggggggaaaaagaactGTTTTTAACCCCTTTAGGTGACTTTCCTGTAATGTATTTGAATATTCGGTGCTGTGTAGTCTCCCGTCCAGTAGGGGTCGCGCCACACAGGTTCTCTGTGAGTAGTTGCTGGACGGAGAAGCCGGCGCTGCTTCTGTTTCCTGGTGAGTGGATGTAAACAGAAGGAGGACGTTCACCTGTGGatggtagcagcagcagcagcagcagcagcagtggtagcAACCATGAGCAGACTGGAGCTGTTGAACGTGTTTGTGAACGACAGGCTGGCGGCGGCCGGGGAGGAGATCGTCCGCGCCGTCAAAGACGCGCTGGTCGAGTATCAGAGTGAGATCCTTCGCTCCAAGGAGGAGAACGAGCGGCTCAGACGACTCCTGAATGTGGCCGTGcagcggctgctgctgcagcagacagGTGAACAGCAGCGGACAAGTGAACACCAGCGGACAGGtgagcagcagtagcagcagcagcagaaaagggCTACGTCCCATGAAAAACACCCCTGTTTGTTATGCAGCATGGCTGCTGTCAGTATTGTAGCTGTCACTCAGACACTCCTTTCCTGTATGACGTCATTTTAGATACGATAATGGTAAAAGTACAATAATGACAATGCCCAACGATAAACTGTcaatatttgtctttgtttaacaATCAGCAACATGATGACACTTGACATTCAGTGGCCACTTTATAAGATACACCTGTAAAATGCCTTGTCCATGTCAGAGGACATTGGccaaacttttttgttttgaaataaaagagAGCTACAGTCCCCACATGTTGGTACTGATTCAGTGACTTTTGGATTGAAAGCCAACAGCAACGTATTAATAAATAGGCACTTGTTTCAAGAAAATCTCTGAACTCACAACACAATAACATCATGGAGCTggtgggctacagcagcagaagaccacacctgACACTTAATTTGGTATTATGTGTACCTACAGAAGTAGCTGGTGAGTGTATCCGATTGAGAGCTGTAAATTGTTATAGTATTTACATTCAtcatagtatttatttattttttttaaatgttgtggttgtatgaggtactgttGCATACTACTCCCCTGCACCAAGAAGCAGCCTGATACTCGGAGGCTCATTGTCACTGAAGACATGGCTGCCAGCGAggacaacttaaaaaaaattatcaaaAGGTTAATTGACAAAATATACACCTGATGAAGTCTAtatttttaagaatatgtttgttgctttatctcacttttgGAGTATCTGTTTTGACTGGTGGTTGAAGTCTGTGTTGCTTTCTAAACTGCTTAtttctcacaccaaagtccacagacttatgctgcctccattagtaaggtaaatttcaaatgtgttttttcttttttttacttaatgtttgaaatactttgtttcTATTTGCCTACATAacacaaacttaacaaacaaggcagcagtagaacatcagctcctgtgtgctcTCAAGCTAAAAATATTGACTGTGGTGCGAGACAGTGAGCATTTTACACACTTCACTTTCCAGTCAGGAAAGTACAGAAATTGGTGAATCGCTGAAGCTCTTTGTAGTAGACTACTGTATGTTTGATACCTGATCAGATAAGATTAGCAGGTTTTTGAATGGCGTcaagaagaagagaacagcGAAAACCAATGCAGGCCAGGACAAGATAGCAGTTGAGACaataatattttactttatcTGCACCAAGAATGACTATGATGTTGTTCACTTTTCAGAACCTGTTCCCACTGTCCATCCCCAAGATGATGGCCAGCCCTGTGAGTGGAGGAGCAGTGTGGAGCTGCTGCCTCAGGTTAAAGAAGAACCAAACCTCAGAAACATCCAAATAGATTGTTCATATGAGGCAAGAGACTCAGAAGAAGGGAACtgcagtcacacagagacagtacAAGGGTCACTTCCTCTGCCAGCTGAGACTGTGTGCAGCAGACAAAGTGTCTCCCCACCTCAACTCACATCCCATGAGTTTAAGACAGAGGGCGACAGGAAAGAGCACTCTTCCAACAGCTTAGCATCCTCTCTGACTGATCACACAGACTGTAGCCTGGCTCAGAATGACTCTTGCTCCAGTGCAGCAAAGAGTCACAGAACTCAGAAAGCAGAGCACCAGGTTAAAGGGTTACTCTGCTCAAATGGAAAACAGAGTGTACACGTCCTGCAGATAAAGAATGTGAGAT from Solea senegalensis isolate Sse05_10M linkage group LG4, IFAPA_SoseM_1, whole genome shotgun sequence includes these protein-coding regions:
- the LOC122768771 gene encoding zinc finger and SCAN domain-containing protein 21-like, which encodes MVAAAAAAAAVVATMSRLELLNVFVNDRLAAAGEEIVRAVKDALVEYQSEILRSKEENERLRRLLNVAVQRLLLQQTGEQQRTSEHQRTEPVPTVHPQDDGQPCEWRSSVELLPQVKEEPNLRNIQIDCSYEARDSEEGNCSHTETVQGSLPLPAETVCSRQSVSPPQLTSHEFKTEGDRKEHSSNSLASSLTDHTDCSLAQNDSCSSAAKSHRTQKAEHQVKGLLCSNGKQSVHVLQIKNVRSLKPPLPRASHPSQSIQRWHSCKECGKGFSFACQLEVHMRWHTKEKPYSCTVCRKSFTTVSMLKRHHRIHTGEKPFRCHVCGKCFNQSAHLNTHFRLHTRERSSWGRTSHTK